The following proteins are encoded in a genomic region of Salminus brasiliensis chromosome 17, fSalBra1.hap2, whole genome shotgun sequence:
- the tomm20b gene encoding mitochondrial import receptor subunit TOM20 homolog B, which produces MMGGRTSAIAAGVGAALFVGYCIYFDRKRRSDPNFKRKLRERRKKQKAAQERAGISRLPDLKDAEAVQKFFLEEIQLGEELLAQGDYEKGVDHLTNAIAVCGQPQQLLQVLQQTLPPPVFQMLLTKLPTISQRIVSAQSMSDDDIE; this is translated from the exons ATGATGGGCGGCAGGACGAGCGCTATCGCGGCGGGTGTCGGCGCGGCGCTGTTTGTCGGGTACTGTATTTATTTCGACAGGAAGAGAAGGAGCGACCCGAACTTCAAGCGCAagctgagagaga GACGGAAGAAGCAGAAGGCAGCACAAGAAAGAGCTGGAATTTCAAGG CTACCGGATTTGAAGGATGCTGAAGCGGTTCAGAAGTTCTTCCTGGAGGAGATCCAGCTGGGAGAGGAACTGTTGGCACAGG GAGACTATGAGAAAGGAGTGGACCACCTGACCAATGCCATAGCAGTGTGTGGTCAGCCTCAGCAGCTTCTACAAGTGCTGCAGCAGACTCTGCCACCACCAGTTTTCCAGATGCTCCTCACAAAACTGCCCACCATCAGTCAG CGCATCGTCAGTGCACAGAGCATGAGCGACGATGACATCGAGTAA
- the rbm34 gene encoding RNA-binding protein 34 — MSEDQGKQIKQIKQRKDREEQKSMKKKRAVQSEAAEEKRSDAGQDYVVGLVSGSLGAKQTSPSSGALSSLFSTASSNTVVFVPAPKVEPQASRMKRDAGEAPSTKKAPKQKTDKKEKSTAEKKLTNREEALKNADDDEVEKSPKKVKRKAPIDYDKEAREEERPTKRQMTKSNPAEERIKAKRTVFVGNLPVHYQKKNLKKIFAGLGTIESVRFRSVVQEDPSMSRRLATIRRQVDPKSQSINAYVVFKEEEGAKNALERNGMEIEKNVHIRVDRVAKNISHVHKRSIFVGNLPYDIMELPLRQHFEECGQVEAVRLVRDRNSGVGKGFGYVLFASADSVMLALNLNGSELLNRKIRVKRSVKKEKEKEKRGRGPERRNAKGPGGRGAERRKGAHPGRFKGPRSAEGNRPAGKSLKKNPGRGKKSSVSFTGEMTDPNTKKGKGLKKRFKPKKKNKTAHA; from the exons ATGAGTGAAGATCAAGGAAAGCAGATTAAGCAGATAAAGCAGCGAAAGGATCGGGAAGAGCAGAAAAGCATGAAGAAGAAACGAGCAGTTCAGAG TGAGGcagcagaagagaagagaagtgatGCTGGGCAAGATTATGTTGTTGGCCTGGTGTCGGGCAGCCTGGGTGCAAAGCAGACCTCGCCATCTAGTGGAGCGCTGTCCTCCCTGTTCTCCACCGCATCCTCAAACACTGTCGTCTTCGTTCCAGCTCCAAAG GTTGAGCCCCAGGCCAGTCGTATGAAACGAGATGCAGGCGAAGCTCCCAGCACTAAAAAAGCTCCAAAACAGAAAacggacaaaaaagaaaaatcgaCAGCTGAAAAGAAGCTGACCAACAG GGAAGAAGCCTTAAAAAATGCAGATGATGACGAAGTGGAGAAAAGTCCAAAGAAGGTCAAGCGCAAAGCTCCAATAGATTATGACAAAGAAGCACGGGAAGAGGAGCGACCAACTAAGCGACAAATGACTAAATCCAACCCGGCGGAAGAGAGGATCAAAGCGAAAAGGACCGTGTTTGTTGGCAACCTGCCTGTCCACTACCAAAAGAAG AATCTGAAGAAGATCTTTGCGGGTTTGGGAACCATTGAATCAGTTCGATTCCGCTCAGTC gttcaggaagATCCGTCAATGTCAAGGCGGCTAGCTACCATACG ACGCCAAGTTGATCCAAAAAGTCAAAGCATCAACGCTTATGTGGTTTTtaaagaggaggagggggcaaAGAATGCCCTGGAAAG GAACGGGATGGAGATTGAGAAAAACGTCCACATCAGAGTGGATCGAGTCGCGAAGAATATTTCA cATGTTCATAAGAGGTCTATATTTGTGGGCAACCTTCCATACG ATATAATGGAGCTCCCTTTGCGGCAACACTTTGAAGAGTGTGGACAGGTGGAGGCGGTGCGACTGGTGAGGGACCGGAATTCTGGAGTGGGAAAGGGCTTCGGTTACGTCCTTTTTGCG AGTGCAGATTCTGTAATGCTGGCACTGAACTTAAACGGCTCTGAGCTGCTCAATCGGAAGATCCGAGTGAAGAGGTCTgtgaagaaggagaaggagaaggaaaagcgAGGCCGCGGCCCAGAAAGGAGGAACGCTAAAGGACCGGGTGGGAGAGGTGCTGAGAGGAGGAAAGGAGCACATCCAGGACGCTTTAAAGGTCCCAGGAGCGCAGAGGGCAACAGGCCAGCCGGAAAGTCCTTAAAGAAAAATCCGGGTAGGGGGAAAAAATCCTCAGTGTCCTTCACAGGAGAGATGACCGATCCCAACACCAAGAAGGGCAAAGGACTGAAGAAGAGATTTAAACccaagaaaaagaataaaactGCACACGCTTAA